A genomic region of Micromonospora sp. NBC_01796 contains the following coding sequences:
- a CDS encoding RHS repeat-associated core domain-containing protein codes for MTPGRFMLPTPARRPLFTGARRRVFTARSRLVRRLSPLLALVMLLSVLTPVRAQAAPATVDLPELQQEPSVPMRVVPARAVVRKATAPVKPKPVIWPDAATATAAVPAGGTARVGDTPVKVGTPARATGRAATAAAGPARVRVEVQDRPRTERAAVRGLLFALRSDDGRAGRVSVEVDYSGFKEAYGADWSSRLRLVQLPECALTTPELAECQQRTVLPTRNDQKLAAASAEIDLTTSANARAAAPSALVALAAGSAGTGGSYAATSLAPSGSWSAGSSSGDFSWSYPMELPPSAGGPAPQIGLGYSSGSIDGRMVATNNQPSWIGDGWDYSPGFVERRYKACAEDMGSGANNTVKTGDQCWVSENITLSLNGRNSELVRDDATGSWRMSEDDGSRVERLTGAVNGDDNGEYWRVTTTDGTQYYFGRNRLPNWATGNPETRSTWTVPIFGNHAGEPCHTSTFDTSSCQQGWRWNLDHVVDPHANSMAYYYVPEDNYYGRNIKTTGVQYERGGYLDRIEYGLRSGTEYSKPALSRVVFNVAERCLPDANFDCADSKFTQANASRWPDVPIDQNCKAGEACTDRFSPTFWTRKRLTAITTQVRSGASYQDVNTWSFTHQFPPTGDGTAQALWLSGITRTGKVGGELSTPAVTFVGTLMQNRVDRNEGVPAITRYRIVEINTETGSTIGIDYSSRECSGWPTVVVPSQTHNNTMRCYPIYWQPEGETQPKLDWFHKYVATRVVEQDRSSNAPQVPKETRYDYVGDPAWGYDDSEFTKAEHRTWSQWRGYARVRTRVGAAPFPVSMTETLFFRGLHGDKQPTGSRSVQVVDSEGGSIDDISDYQGMSRETLYYSGDAGTLQSATLNTPWRSASTATRARAGTTPLVAYVTQMASVRSRSLLSDGTWRRTEVQHTFDAYGIPTQTSDLGDLARNDDNSCTRHEYARNTTAWILTTVKRIEKVAVACATTPARPADLVSDTRMYYDGSTTHGTAPTKGDVTQVEELMEWPAGGPRYKVTSKSVFDAYGRVTEAYDVYGNKSTTAYTPATDALVSQVTTTNPKGHQNTTYMEPAWGVNTATVDPNGARTDLAYDPMGRLVSVWLPGRAKADFPTTPNSRFTYRVVRNAPVVVTTETLKEDGSYRTGYEIYDGTMRLRQTQQPASGGGRILTDTFYDTRGLAWKKNGAYHNDAAPSATLADYVGDQFIPSQSVTQYDGMGRPTNEIFNSFGVEKWKTVTSYGGDRVFVDPPTGGTPTTTITDALGRATELRQHKGTTPTGAYDATTYSYDRFGRLSQVKDPAGNTWGYGFDLRGRMVSSSDPDRGTATTRYDDGGRVVSTTNARNDTIASTYDELGRPTTMRYGSETGTIAASFTYDTLKLGLPTSSTRHVGTNAYVSEVTGYNFRYQPTGTKITVPASEGALAGTYSFGASYTATTGLPKTNTYPSGGGLPSEVVTYGYDGLDMPVSVTGLSRYLQSTAYSEYGEPLRQTLGAINKEVFLTYKYEDGSRRLKQVTTDRITAPTRLDDVTYRYDAAGNVLQIKNVEQNTTTDNQCFSYDYLRRMTNAWTGTDDCVAAPSSATVGGPNPYWHSYTFDAVGNRLSETQHDTTGNPANNVTSNYTYPAAGAAQPHTLQSVTTTGPPTGGLPGGQRLDEYDYDATGNTTSRKIGGNEQVLEWNAEGRLGKVTEGTKVTEYLYDASGSRLIRRDPTTVTLYLGSTEMTLNKATSAVTGTRYYSGVGAVRTGTQVSFLLADHHGTAQASVNASTLALTRRKFTPYGQARGTQPSVWPGQKGFVGGTIDASTGLTSLGAREYDAATGRFISVDPIIDFKEPQQMHGYAYSNNSPVTYTDPTGLRMCVDEDCEVTYNPVTKKTSGTDRNKTPSDGAKAPSGPSRQDVDKAKKVKEKKILDIVIEAGGQILLEVLGINDIRDCVMKGDIGACAMAVVGSLPWGKIFKAKKIGEAMVRAGKAVMNWFSEMKWAQRVLAKADEAAAAAARQTDEVAEAAATQADEAGATAARQGDDAAGAGDSCPIGNSFTPGTQVVMADGSSRPIEDVELGDEVLATDPESGVTEARPVVALIVGEGYKDLVEVTVDTDGNAGDSSGTVIATDGHPFWVESVDDWVVAAELQPGQWLRTPAGTSVQVDSVSHFVQQRRVHNLSIGAVHTYYVAVGSTPVLVHNCGPEPGEAPAGSTIEEYAEANRGINQASTPDFVTEYTSPSGRRYYGRTQGNTQIAPGSALDDVLGPTHRRTCSEVCAMNEAQKAEGDLAIIGGFFRTLRVRPQGSPMASGVPFKPCEDSCLTLIRKTFGTSSP; via the coding sequence GTGACACCTGGTCGATTCATGCTGCCCACACCGGCCCGCCGGCCGTTGTTCACCGGCGCCCGGCGCCGGGTGTTCACCGCGCGGAGCCGCCTCGTCCGACGCCTCTCACCGCTGCTGGCGCTGGTCATGCTGCTCAGCGTGCTCACCCCGGTCCGGGCACAGGCGGCACCCGCCACTGTGGACCTGCCCGAGCTGCAACAGGAACCCTCGGTGCCGATGCGGGTCGTCCCCGCCCGGGCGGTGGTGCGCAAGGCCACCGCCCCGGTCAAGCCCAAACCGGTGATCTGGCCCGACGCCGCGACCGCCACCGCCGCAGTGCCGGCCGGCGGCACCGCACGGGTCGGGGACACCCCGGTCAAGGTGGGAACCCCCGCGCGGGCAACGGGCCGGGCGGCGACCGCCGCCGCAGGACCAGCACGGGTACGGGTCGAGGTGCAGGACCGGCCCCGCACCGAGCGGGCTGCCGTACGCGGTCTGCTCTTCGCCCTGCGCAGCGACGACGGTCGCGCCGGACGGGTTTCCGTGGAGGTGGACTACAGCGGGTTCAAGGAGGCGTACGGCGCCGACTGGTCCTCCCGGCTGCGCCTGGTCCAACTCCCCGAATGCGCCCTGACCACACCCGAACTGGCCGAGTGTCAGCAGCGTACGGTGCTGCCGACCCGCAACGACCAGAAGCTGGCCGCCGCCTCCGCCGAGATCGACCTGACCACCTCGGCCAACGCACGCGCCGCCGCCCCCTCGGCCCTGGTCGCCCTCGCCGCCGGCTCCGCCGGCACCGGCGGCAGCTACGCCGCCACCTCGCTCGCCCCCAGCGGCTCCTGGAGCGCCGGCAGCTCCTCCGGTGACTTCTCCTGGTCGTACCCGATGGAACTGCCGCCCTCGGCCGGCGGCCCGGCGCCGCAGATCGGCCTCGGCTACTCCTCCGGCAGCATCGACGGCCGCATGGTCGCGACCAACAACCAGCCCTCCTGGATCGGCGACGGCTGGGACTACTCGCCCGGTTTCGTCGAGCGTCGCTACAAGGCGTGCGCCGAGGACATGGGCTCGGGCGCCAACAACACCGTCAAGACCGGCGACCAGTGCTGGGTGTCGGAGAACATCACCCTGTCGCTCAACGGCCGCAACAGCGAGCTGGTCCGCGACGACGCCACCGGCTCGTGGCGGATGTCCGAGGACGACGGTTCCCGGGTCGAGCGTCTGACCGGCGCGGTCAACGGCGACGACAACGGCGAGTACTGGCGGGTCACCACGACCGACGGCACCCAGTACTACTTCGGCCGCAACCGGCTGCCGAACTGGGCCACCGGCAACCCGGAGACGAGGTCGACCTGGACCGTCCCGATCTTCGGTAACCACGCCGGGGAACCGTGCCACACCAGCACCTTCGACACGTCATCGTGCCAGCAGGGTTGGCGGTGGAACCTCGACCACGTCGTCGACCCGCACGCCAACTCGATGGCGTACTACTACGTGCCGGAGGACAACTACTACGGCCGCAACATCAAGACCACCGGCGTCCAGTACGAGCGCGGCGGCTACCTCGACCGGATCGAGTACGGCCTGCGCAGCGGTACGGAGTACAGCAAGCCGGCGCTGTCCCGGGTCGTCTTCAACGTCGCCGAGCGTTGCCTGCCCGACGCCAACTTCGACTGCGCCGACAGCAAGTTCACCCAGGCGAACGCGTCCCGTTGGCCCGACGTGCCGATCGACCAGAACTGCAAGGCCGGCGAGGCGTGCACTGACCGCTTCTCGCCCACGTTCTGGACCCGCAAGCGGCTGACCGCGATCACCACCCAGGTCCGCAGCGGCGCGTCCTACCAGGACGTCAACACCTGGAGCTTCACGCACCAGTTCCCGCCCACCGGGGACGGGACCGCGCAGGCCCTGTGGCTGTCCGGGATCACGCGTACCGGCAAGGTCGGCGGCGAGCTCAGCACCCCGGCGGTGACCTTCGTCGGCACCCTGATGCAGAACCGGGTGGACCGCAACGAGGGCGTACCGGCGATCACCCGGTACCGGATCGTCGAGATCAACACCGAGACCGGCTCCACCATCGGCATCGACTACTCGTCGCGCGAGTGCAGCGGCTGGCCGACCGTCGTGGTCCCCTCGCAGACGCACAACAACACCATGCGCTGCTACCCGATCTACTGGCAGCCCGAGGGGGAGACCCAGCCGAAGCTCGACTGGTTCCACAAGTACGTGGCGACCCGGGTGGTCGAGCAGGACAGGTCCAGCAACGCACCGCAGGTGCCCAAGGAAACCCGCTACGACTACGTCGGCGACCCGGCCTGGGGCTACGACGACAGCGAGTTCACCAAGGCCGAGCACCGCACCTGGAGCCAGTGGCGCGGGTACGCGCGGGTGCGTACCCGGGTCGGCGCGGCACCGTTCCCGGTCTCGATGACCGAGACGCTGTTCTTCCGCGGCCTGCACGGCGACAAGCAGCCCACCGGCAGCCGCAGCGTCCAGGTTGTCGACTCCGAGGGCGGCTCGATCGACGACATCTCCGACTACCAGGGGATGAGCCGGGAGACGCTCTACTACTCGGGCGACGCCGGCACCCTGCAATCGGCGACCCTGAACACCCCGTGGCGCAGCGCGTCGACCGCCACCCGAGCCAGGGCCGGCACCACCCCGCTGGTCGCGTACGTGACCCAGATGGCGTCGGTACGCTCCCGCTCGCTGCTCTCCGACGGGACCTGGCGGCGTACGGAGGTGCAGCACACCTTCGACGCGTACGGCATCCCGACCCAGACCAGCGACCTGGGTGACCTGGCCCGCAACGACGACAACAGCTGCACCCGGCACGAGTACGCCCGCAACACCACCGCGTGGATCCTCACCACGGTCAAGCGGATCGAGAAGGTCGCCGTCGCCTGTGCGACCACCCCGGCCCGTCCGGCCGACCTCGTCTCCGACACCCGGATGTACTACGACGGCTCGACCACCCACGGAACCGCTCCGACCAAGGGCGACGTGACCCAGGTCGAGGAGCTGATGGAGTGGCCGGCCGGCGGCCCCCGTTACAAGGTCACCTCGAAGTCCGTCTTCGACGCCTACGGCCGGGTGACGGAGGCGTACGACGTCTACGGGAACAAGTCGACCACGGCCTACACCCCGGCCACGGACGCGCTGGTCAGCCAGGTCACCACGACCAACCCGAAGGGCCACCAGAACACGACCTACATGGAACCGGCCTGGGGGGTCAACACCGCGACGGTCGACCCGAACGGCGCGCGTACCGATCTGGCGTACGACCCGATGGGCCGGCTGGTCTCGGTCTGGTTGCCCGGCCGGGCCAAGGCAGACTTCCCGACCACCCCGAACAGCCGGTTCACCTACCGGGTCGTACGCAACGCGCCGGTGGTCGTGACCACCGAGACGCTGAAGGAGGACGGCTCCTACCGGACCGGCTACGAGATCTACGACGGCACGATGCGGCTGCGCCAGACCCAGCAGCCGGCCTCGGGCGGTGGCCGGATCCTGACCGACACCTTCTACGACACCCGTGGCCTGGCCTGGAAGAAGAACGGGGCCTACCACAACGACGCGGCGCCCTCGGCGACGCTGGCCGACTACGTGGGTGACCAGTTCATCCCCAGCCAGTCGGTCACCCAGTACGACGGCATGGGCCGGCCGACCAACGAGATCTTCAACAGCTTCGGCGTGGAGAAGTGGAAGACGGTCACCAGCTACGGCGGCGACCGGGTCTTCGTCGACCCGCCCACCGGCGGAACCCCCACGACCACCATCACCGACGCCCTCGGCCGCGCCACGGAGTTGCGGCAGCACAAGGGCACCACACCCACCGGCGCCTACGACGCGACGACCTACTCCTACGACAGGTTTGGACGGCTCAGTCAGGTCAAGGACCCGGCCGGCAACACCTGGGGCTACGGATTCGACCTGCGAGGCCGGATGGTGAGCAGTTCCGACCCGGACAGGGGAACCGCCACCACGAGGTACGACGACGGTGGACGGGTTGTGTCGACCACCAATGCGCGCAACGACACCATCGCGAGCACGTACGACGAGTTGGGCCGCCCCACCACCATGCGCTACGGCTCGGAGACCGGAACTATCGCGGCCTCCTTCACGTACGACACTCTGAAGCTCGGCTTGCCGACCTCCTCGACCCGACACGTCGGCACCAACGCCTACGTCAGCGAGGTCACCGGGTACAACTTCCGCTATCAGCCGACCGGAACCAAGATCACCGTCCCGGCGAGCGAGGGTGCGCTCGCCGGGACGTACAGCTTCGGTGCCAGCTACACCGCCACCACCGGCCTGCCCAAGACGAACACCTATCCGAGCGGCGGCGGTCTGCCGAGCGAGGTAGTGACCTACGGGTACGACGGGCTGGACATGCCGGTCAGTGTCACCGGGTTGAGCCGCTACCTCCAGTCCACGGCCTACTCGGAGTACGGCGAGCCACTGCGGCAGACGCTCGGCGCGATCAACAAGGAGGTCTTCCTCACCTACAAGTACGAGGACGGCTCCCGGCGGCTCAAGCAGGTCACCACCGACCGGATAACCGCGCCGACCAGGCTGGACGACGTCACGTACCGCTACGACGCGGCCGGCAACGTTCTCCAGATCAAGAACGTCGAGCAGAACACCACCACGGACAACCAGTGCTTCAGCTACGACTACCTGCGCCGGATGACCAACGCCTGGACGGGTACGGACGATTGTGTCGCGGCGCCATCGTCGGCCACGGTCGGTGGGCCGAACCCGTACTGGCACTCGTACACCTTCGACGCGGTCGGCAACCGGCTCTCCGAGACGCAGCACGACACGACCGGTAACCCCGCCAACAACGTCACGTCGAACTACACCTACCCGGCGGCGGGTGCGGCCCAGCCGCACACGCTGCAGTCGGTGACCACCACCGGCCCGCCGACCGGCGGTCTGCCCGGCGGGCAGCGGTTGGACGAGTACGACTACGACGCCACCGGCAACACGACCAGCCGCAAGATCGGTGGCAACGAGCAGGTCCTTGAATGGAACGCCGAGGGACGCCTGGGCAAGGTGACCGAGGGCACCAAGGTCACTGAATACCTCTACGACGCGTCCGGGAGCCGGTTGATCCGACGGGATCCGACGACGGTCACGCTCTACCTCGGATCGACCGAGATGACCCTGAACAAGGCCACATCGGCCGTGACCGGAACCCGCTACTACAGCGGCGTCGGAGCGGTCCGTACCGGAACCCAGGTCAGCTTCCTGCTGGCCGACCACCACGGCACCGCCCAGGCCAGCGTGAACGCGTCCACCCTCGCGCTGACCCGGCGCAAGTTCACCCCGTACGGGCAGGCGCGCGGCACGCAGCCGTCGGTGTGGCCGGGGCAGAAGGGTTTTGTCGGCGGGACGATCGACGCCTCGACCGGCCTCACCAGTCTGGGGGCGCGGGAGTACGACGCGGCAACGGGTCGGTTCATCTCGGTCGACCCGATCATCGACTTCAAAGAACCGCAACAGATGCACGGGTACGCCTACTCGAACAACTCGCCGGTCACGTACACGGACCCCACGGGTCTGCGGATGTGTGTGGACGAGGACTGCGAGGTCACGTACAACCCCGTAACCAAGAAGACCTCGGGTACGGACCGGAACAAGACGCCTTCGGACGGGGCGAAGGCGCCGAGCGGGCCCAGTCGGCAGGATGTTGACAAGGCGAAGAAGGTCAAGGAAAAGAAGATCCTTGACATCGTGATCGAGGCCGGCGGACAGATCCTGCTCGAGGTCCTCGGTATCAACGACATCCGCGACTGCGTGATGAAGGGCGACATCGGCGCCTGTGCGATGGCCGTGGTCGGGTCGCTGCCCTGGGGCAAGATCTTCAAGGCGAAGAAAATCGGCGAGGCCATGGTCCGGGCCGGCAAGGCGGTGATGAACTGGTTCAGCGAGATGAAGTGGGCCCAGCGCGTCCTTGCCAAGGCCGACGAGGCGGCCGCCGCTGCGGCTCGCCAGACGGACGAGGTCGCTGAGGCTGCCGCCACACAGGCCGACGAGGCCGGTGCGACCGCGGCCAGGCAGGGCGACGATGCAGCGGGAGCGGGTGATTCCTGCCCAATTGGGAACAGCTTCACACCGGGTACACAGGTGGTGATGGCAGACGGCTCGTCCAGGCCGATCGAAGACGTCGAACTCGGCGACGAGGTCCTCGCCACGGATCCCGAATCCGGGGTAACCGAGGCCCGCCCGGTCGTGGCGTTGATCGTCGGTGAGGGATACAAGGACCTGGTCGAGGTCACGGTCGACACCGATGGGAACGCGGGTGACTCCTCCGGCACGGTGATCGCCACGGATGGGCACCCGTTCTGGGTGGAGAGCGTCGATGACTGGGTCGTGGCGGCCGAGTTGCAGCCAGGGCAGTGGCTCCGGACCCCGGCGGGCACCTCGGTCCAGGTCGACTCCGTAAGTCACTTCGTTCAGCAGCGTCGCGTGCACAACCTCAGCATTGGGGCTGTTCACACGTACTACGTGGCCGTCGGTAGCACTCCGGTGCTGGTGCACAACTGTGGACCGGAGCCAGGCGAGGCGCCGGCTGGTTCGACGATCGAGGAGTACGCGGAGGCAAACCGGGGGATCAACCAGGCGAGCACGCCCGACTTCGTCACCGAATACACGTCCCCGTCCGGTCGCCGCTATTACGGTCGGACACAGGGAAATACCCAAATCGCGCCAGGGTCGGCACTTGACGACGTACTCGGCCCAACCCATCGCCGTACCTGTTCGGAAGTCTGTGCGATGAACGAGGCGCAGAAAGCTGAAGGTGACCTAGCCATCATCGGAGGTTTCTTCAGGACATTGCGGGTGCGACCGCAGGGCTCTCCGATGGCGAGCGGTGTACCCTTCAAGCCCTGCGAGGACTCCTGTCTGACGTTGATTAGGAAGACTTTTGGTACCTCAAGCCCATAG
- the rpe gene encoding ribulose-phosphate 3-epimerase: MTAPTPIIAPSILAADFAHLADEARVVESAADWLHVDVMDNHFVPNLTIGLPVVQSLLAVTTLPFDVHLMIEDPRRWAPAYADAGAYNVTFHAEACDNPVALAKDLRSAGAKAGLAIDRDTPIEPYLDLLPSFDTLLIMTIKAGFGGQRFIPELLDKVRAARRHAATGHLELRIEVDGGIAADTIEQAAAAGADAFVAGTAVYGADDPAAAIGHLRGLAQRAVARS, from the coding sequence GTGACCGCACCGACGCCGATCATCGCGCCCAGCATCCTCGCCGCGGATTTCGCGCATCTCGCCGACGAGGCCAGGGTGGTCGAGTCCGCGGCCGACTGGCTGCACGTCGATGTGATGGACAACCACTTCGTACCCAACCTGACCATCGGGCTGCCGGTGGTGCAGAGCCTGCTCGCGGTCACCACGCTGCCGTTCGACGTGCACCTCATGATCGAGGACCCGAGGCGGTGGGCGCCGGCCTACGCCGATGCCGGGGCGTACAACGTGACCTTCCACGCCGAGGCGTGCGACAACCCGGTGGCGCTGGCCAAGGACCTGCGTTCGGCGGGTGCGAAGGCGGGGCTGGCCATCGACCGGGACACCCCGATCGAGCCGTACCTGGACCTCCTGCCGAGCTTCGACACCCTGCTGATCATGACGATCAAGGCGGGTTTCGGCGGGCAGCGGTTCATTCCCGAGCTGCTGGACAAGGTCCGGGCGGCCCGTCGGCACGCGGCCACCGGTCATCTCGAACTGCGGATCGAGGTCGACGGTGGGATCGCCGCCGACACCATCGAGCAGGCCGCGGCGGCCGGTGCGGACGCCTTCGTGGCCGGCACCGCCGTGTACGGCGCGGACGATCCGGCGGCGGCGATCGGCCACCTGCGCGGGCTGGCACAGCGGGCTGTGGCGCGGTCGTGA
- a CDS encoding SUKH-3 domain-containing protein: MRDALRVAGWVDGRRIDPSGWTSMLEAAGFQLNDLALRVWAEFGGLTIRSSEVRVPPSSLHIDPVDACIDAFDEAELLSRRFDRNYSPLGMWSVQFRSYIGGDGRVIAVGPQVLWELGLSFSEALDFVVNGEAGVDRAESAEWLG; the protein is encoded by the coding sequence GTGCGAGATGCCTTGCGTGTCGCCGGATGGGTCGATGGTCGACGCATCGATCCATCCGGGTGGACCAGTATGCTCGAGGCGGCGGGGTTTCAGTTGAACGACCTGGCACTCAGGGTCTGGGCTGAGTTCGGAGGACTGACGATCCGCAGTTCCGAGGTTCGCGTCCCTCCGTCTTCCTTGCACATTGATCCGGTGGATGCGTGTATCGACGCGTTCGACGAGGCGGAGTTGCTGAGTCGGAGATTCGATAGGAATTACTCCCCGCTGGGGATGTGGTCCGTGCAGTTCAGGTCGTACATCGGTGGGGACGGGCGCGTGATTGCTGTAGGCCCTCAGGTGCTATGGGAACTGGGCTTGAGCTTTTCTGAAGCGCTTGACTTCGTGGTGAACGGTGAAGCGGGAGTGGATCGCGCAGAGTCGGCAGAGTGGCTGGGTTGA